The following are from one region of the Falco biarmicus isolate bFalBia1 chromosome 1, bFalBia1.pri, whole genome shotgun sequence genome:
- the RAN gene encoding GTP-binding nuclear protein Ran produces MAAQGEPQVQFKLVLVGDGGTGKTTFVKRHLTGEFEKKYVATLGVEVHPLVFHTNRGPIKFNVWDTAGQEKFGGLRDGYYIQAQCAIIMFDVTSRVTYKNVPNWHRDLVRVCENIPIVLCGNKVDIKDRKVKAKSIVFHRKKNLQYYDISAKSNYNFEKPFLWLARKLIGDPNLEFVAMPALAPPEVVMDPALAAQYEQDLQIAQTTALPDEDDDL; encoded by the exons ATGGCCGCCCAAGGAGAGCCCCAAGTGCAGTTTAAG CTTGTTCTGGTTGGTGATGGTGGCACTGGTAAAACAACATTTGTAAAACGTCATTTGACTGGTGAATTTGAAAAGAAGTATGTAG CAACGCTGGGTGTTGAAGTTCATCCCCTGGTGTTCCATACTAACAGAGGCCCTATTAAATTTAACGTATGGGACACAGCTGGCCAAGAGAAATTTGGTGGGCTGCGAGATGGCTATTACATCCAAG CTCAGTGTGCCATCATAATGTTTGATGTAACATCAAGAGTTACTTACAAGAATGTACCTAACTGGCACAGAGATCTGGTACGAGTATGTGAAAACATCCCTATAGTGTTGTGTGGCAACAAAGTGGATATTAAGGACAGAAAAGTCAAGGCAAAATCCATTGTCTTCCACAGGAAGAAGAATCTCCAG TATTATGACATTTCAGCTAAGAGTAACTACAACTTTGAGAAGCCTTTCCTCTGGCTTGCTAGAAAGCTAATTGGAGATCCAAACTTGGAGTTTGTTGCCATGCCTGCTCTTGCACCACCTGAAGTTGTTATGgacccagcactggcagcacagTATGAGCAAGACTTACAG ATTGCTCAAACCACTGCACTGCCAGATGAAGATGATGATCTGTGA
- the STX2 gene encoding syntaxin-2 isoform X4, whose product MKDRLADLAEYKGTEDGETVIVEKDHFMDDFFQQVEELRNNIAKIAQNVEEVKKQHSIILSAPNPEGRTKEELEELNEEIKKIANKIRARLKAIEQSFDQGENANRTSVDLRIRKTQHSVLAHKFVEVMTEYNETQTLFRERSKCRIQRQLEITGKTTTDEELEEMLESGNPSIFTSDIISDSQITRQALNEIESRHKDIMKLESSIRELHEMFIDMAMFVETQGEMVNNIEKNVMNASDYVEHAKEETKKAVKYQSKARRKMWIIIIVSLVSIALIALIIEIDVHNYMCNCIASDTWNYPSNNTIIASTFQELRTFRNSKIHLE is encoded by the exons ATGAAGGACCGGCTGGCCGACCTGGCAGAG TATAAAGGAACCGAGGATGGGGAGACAGTTATTGTTGAAAAAGACCATTTTATGGATGACTTTTTCCAACAG GTTGAGGAACTTAGAAATAATATTGCAAAAATAGCACAAAATGTGGAAGAAGtgaagaagcagcacagcattATCCTGTCGGCACCAAATCCTGAAGGAA gAACAAAGGAAGAACTTGAAGAATTAAATGAGGAAATAAAGAAGATTGCTAATAAAATCCGAGCCAGGTTAAAGG CTATTGAACAAAGTTTTGATCAGGGTGAGAATGCTAATCGGACGTCAGTGGACCTCAGGATTAGAAAAACACAG CACTCTGTATTAGCTCACAAGTTTGTGGAGGTCATGACTGAATACAACGAGACCCAAACTCTTTTTCGAGAACGCAGCAAATGTCGGATACAGAGACAATTGGAGATAA CTGGAAAGACCACCACTGATGAGGAACTGGAAGAAATGTTAGAGAGTGGTAATCCTTCAATCTTCACTTCTGAT ATTATATCAGACTCTCAAATAACTAGGCAAGCTCTGAATGAAATAGAGTCACGTCACAAGGATATTATGAAACTGGAATCTAGCATACGGGAACTACATGAAATGTTTATAGACATGGCGATGTTTGTTGAGACTCAG GGTGAAATGGTCAACAACATAGAGAAGAATGTGATGAACGCATCAGATTACGTGGAACATGCaaaagaagagacaaaaaaagcagttaaataTCAAAGTAAAGCACGAAGG aaaatgtgGATAATTATCATTGTGTCATTGGTGTCAATTGCCTTAATTGCTCTAATTATTG aaattGATGTTCATAATTATATGTGTAACTGTATTGCTTCTGATACTTGGAATTATCCTAGCAACAACACTATCATAGCAAGCACATTCCAAGAGTTACGAACCTTCAGAAACTCCAAAATACACCTTGAGTAA
- the STX2 gene encoding syntaxin-2 isoform X3 — protein sequence MKDRLADLAEYKGTEDGETVIVEKDHFMDDFFQQVEELRNNIAKIAQNVEEVKKQHSIILSAPNPEGRTKEELEELNEEIKKIANKIRARLKAIEQSFDQGENANRTSVDLRIRKTQHSVLAHKFVEVMTEYNETQTLFRERSKCRIQRQLEITGKTTTDEELEEMLESGNPSIFTSDIISDSQITRQALNEIESRHKDIMKLESSIRELHEMFIDMAMFVETQNVGQYLRNMGVSQAWKRATVLE from the exons ATGAAGGACCGGCTGGCCGACCTGGCAGAG TATAAAGGAACCGAGGATGGGGAGACAGTTATTGTTGAAAAAGACCATTTTATGGATGACTTTTTCCAACAG GTTGAGGAACTTAGAAATAATATTGCAAAAATAGCACAAAATGTGGAAGAAGtgaagaagcagcacagcattATCCTGTCGGCACCAAATCCTGAAGGAA gAACAAAGGAAGAACTTGAAGAATTAAATGAGGAAATAAAGAAGATTGCTAATAAAATCCGAGCCAGGTTAAAGG CTATTGAACAAAGTTTTGATCAGGGTGAGAATGCTAATCGGACGTCAGTGGACCTCAGGATTAGAAAAACACAG CACTCTGTATTAGCTCACAAGTTTGTGGAGGTCATGACTGAATACAACGAGACCCAAACTCTTTTTCGAGAACGCAGCAAATGTCGGATACAGAGACAATTGGAGATAA CTGGAAAGACCACCACTGATGAGGAACTGGAAGAAATGTTAGAGAGTGGTAATCCTTCAATCTTCACTTCTGAT ATTATATCAGACTCTCAAATAACTAGGCAAGCTCTGAATGAAATAGAGTCACGTCACAAGGATATTATGAAACTGGAATCTAGCATACGGGAACTACATGAAATGTTTATAGACATGGCGATGTTTGTTGAGACTCAG AATGTTGGCCAATACCTCAGGAATATGGGAGTCTCACAGGCATGGAAAAGGGCTACCGTGCTAGAGTAA
- the STX2 gene encoding syntaxin-2 isoform X2: protein MKDRLADLAEYKGTEDGETVIVEKDHFMDDFFQQVEELRNNIAKIAQNVEEVKKQHSIILSAPNPEGRTKEELEELNEEIKKIANKIRARLKAIEQSFDQGENANRTSVDLRIRKTQHSVLAHKFVEVMTEYNETQTLFRERSKCRIQRQLEITGKTTTDEELEEMLESGNPSIFTSDIISDSQITRQALNEIESRHKDIMKLESSIRELHEMFIDMAMFVETQGEMVNNIEKNVMNASDYVEHAKEETKKAVKYQSKARRKLMFIIICVTVLLLILGIILATTLS from the exons ATGAAGGACCGGCTGGCCGACCTGGCAGAG TATAAAGGAACCGAGGATGGGGAGACAGTTATTGTTGAAAAAGACCATTTTATGGATGACTTTTTCCAACAG GTTGAGGAACTTAGAAATAATATTGCAAAAATAGCACAAAATGTGGAAGAAGtgaagaagcagcacagcattATCCTGTCGGCACCAAATCCTGAAGGAA gAACAAAGGAAGAACTTGAAGAATTAAATGAGGAAATAAAGAAGATTGCTAATAAAATCCGAGCCAGGTTAAAGG CTATTGAACAAAGTTTTGATCAGGGTGAGAATGCTAATCGGACGTCAGTGGACCTCAGGATTAGAAAAACACAG CACTCTGTATTAGCTCACAAGTTTGTGGAGGTCATGACTGAATACAACGAGACCCAAACTCTTTTTCGAGAACGCAGCAAATGTCGGATACAGAGACAATTGGAGATAA CTGGAAAGACCACCACTGATGAGGAACTGGAAGAAATGTTAGAGAGTGGTAATCCTTCAATCTTCACTTCTGAT ATTATATCAGACTCTCAAATAACTAGGCAAGCTCTGAATGAAATAGAGTCACGTCACAAGGATATTATGAAACTGGAATCTAGCATACGGGAACTACATGAAATGTTTATAGACATGGCGATGTTTGTTGAGACTCAG GGTGAAATGGTCAACAACATAGAGAAGAATGTGATGAACGCATCAGATTACGTGGAACATGCaaaagaagagacaaaaaaagcagttaaataTCAAAGTAAAGCACGAAGG aaattGATGTTCATAATTATATGTGTAACTGTATTGCTTCTGATACTTGGAATTATCCTAGCAACAACACTATCATAG
- the STX2 gene encoding syntaxin-2 isoform X1 — translation MKDRLADLAEYKGTEDGETVIVEKDHFMDDFFQQVEELRNNIAKIAQNVEEVKKQHSIILSAPNPEGRTKEELEELNEEIKKIANKIRARLKAIEQSFDQGENANRTSVDLRIRKTQHSVLAHKFVEVMTEYNETQTLFRERSKCRIQRQLEITGKTTTDEELEEMLESGNPSIFTSDIISDSQITRQALNEIESRHKDIMKLESSIRELHEMFIDMAMFVETQGEMVNNIEKNVMNASDYVEHAKEETKKAVKYQSKARRKMWIIIIVSLVSIALIALIIGLSVGIR, via the exons ATGAAGGACCGGCTGGCCGACCTGGCAGAG TATAAAGGAACCGAGGATGGGGAGACAGTTATTGTTGAAAAAGACCATTTTATGGATGACTTTTTCCAACAG GTTGAGGAACTTAGAAATAATATTGCAAAAATAGCACAAAATGTGGAAGAAGtgaagaagcagcacagcattATCCTGTCGGCACCAAATCCTGAAGGAA gAACAAAGGAAGAACTTGAAGAATTAAATGAGGAAATAAAGAAGATTGCTAATAAAATCCGAGCCAGGTTAAAGG CTATTGAACAAAGTTTTGATCAGGGTGAGAATGCTAATCGGACGTCAGTGGACCTCAGGATTAGAAAAACACAG CACTCTGTATTAGCTCACAAGTTTGTGGAGGTCATGACTGAATACAACGAGACCCAAACTCTTTTTCGAGAACGCAGCAAATGTCGGATACAGAGACAATTGGAGATAA CTGGAAAGACCACCACTGATGAGGAACTGGAAGAAATGTTAGAGAGTGGTAATCCTTCAATCTTCACTTCTGAT ATTATATCAGACTCTCAAATAACTAGGCAAGCTCTGAATGAAATAGAGTCACGTCACAAGGATATTATGAAACTGGAATCTAGCATACGGGAACTACATGAAATGTTTATAGACATGGCGATGTTTGTTGAGACTCAG GGTGAAATGGTCAACAACATAGAGAAGAATGTGATGAACGCATCAGATTACGTGGAACATGCaaaagaagagacaaaaaaagcagttaaataTCAAAGTAAAGCACGAAGG aaaatgtgGATAATTATCATTGTGTCATTGGTGTCAATTGCCTTAATTGCTCTAATTATTGGTTTGTCTGTTGGTATTCGGTGA